Proteins from a genomic interval of Gadus morhua chromosome 21, gadMor3.0, whole genome shotgun sequence:
- the zpax1 gene encoding zona pellucida protein AX 1 — MKIHLSFVLWILMAVVVAGQAKPHRKTNNQPNADIKSDCAGSHMTLTLDEVLAVGNQLEIEATNGSEHILLTPGLAAKCGYSMESDPWGNTRIYTSLMGCYVDNTDDQFFNVGLRLKMYSDGTSDVVTRDVTKTCSYSAWASQEIVCDRNYMEISKDLGQRDSSPHTKGHAGNIKDDLTNNAMLNVNDTAYGIWKMTFYTPEPTVMMLDEVHEAGYGAMTSPNRLVVRSPYNTAQTYSEDVAGVPMEVVKVGTYFTTPQGLRIVDLMVACPTGGVTVNDGTISWNIPRYITPLLTGRVKILEMHMGINGKRLDKAQMASRGYTLSTTEYHLVIELPIGSPDGYFKSHAPDYQYHLSYTVEPMLELLWIAKDTQSDTRYKVLFPITTPLMPWYPDIADETIPEEGVFKVKFGTLLHDVNLVNITFSTGVLSAAECNAKGFLQEQKYSNGSKFYLLQVPFSDDVVLKHNPEPLLTAYFLPLTYGFMVMPEETPFSYTLAVDASLNDVVLPTVFGTCNNATFFITVKYGSQGHNFETMLGTQMLTPELGRVYGQTENGTHLSLSLPYTSLDVAFELFDTASVKARLDVLLWEPINNWSLSELSLACNFPLTTTKCYSNGTMTALSLKLESVPNLVPHQLTLRDKSCKPYFSDDRFAHFSFNVNACGTSRVFFGNYLLYENDISLDYSAKAYTSPVEPDFRHTVSCYYLSMTWQHMEFDNEPLVNIPSAEIGTGQLMVEMRLALDESYELFYQAQDYPVQKYLRQPAYFEVALLHSANPQLELILDNCWATLQEERTSLPRWDIIVDGCENLEDRYITIFHPVVSDQRVVVPSLFKRFSVKVFSFVKDKEVLQDEIYVHCDAVICDLNAGNGVCSQCRGSTGVRQPVAAKGQRVQRSTTLHKWQISSGPVRINFLK, encoded by the exons ATGAAGATACACTTGAGTTT CGTTTTATGGATTTTGATGGCAGTAGTCGTCGCAGGTCAAGCAAAGCCACATCGGAAAACGAACAATCAGCCAA ATGCTGATATAAAGTCAGACTGTGCGGGCAGCCACATGACGCTGACTTTGGACGAAGTTTTGGCTGTGGGGAACCAACTTGAAATTGAAGCTACGA ATGGCTCTGAACATATTTTACTGACGCCAGGCTTGGCTGCTAAATGTGGATATAGCATGGAATCTGACCCATGGGGCAACACCAGAATCTATACATCCTTGATGGGCTGCTATGTTGACAACACA GATGATCAATTTTTTAATGTTGGATTAAGACTCAAAATGTATAGTGACGGGACATCGGATGTGGTTACTCGTGACGTGACCAAAACATGCAGCTACTCTGCCTGGGCCTCCCAGGAGATCGTTTGTGACAGAAACTACATGGAA ATCTCAAAAGACCTGGGGCAGAGAGACTCAAGCCCTCACACCAAAGGACATGCTGGGAACATAAAGGATGACTTGACCAACAACGCAATGCTAAAT GTCAATGACACGGCATATGGTATCTGGAAGATGACCTTTTACACCCCTGAGCCAACTGTGATGATGCTGGACGAGGTTCACGAGGCTGGCTATGGCGCTATGACTAGCCCTAATCGACTGGTTGTGCGAAGCCCATACAACACAGCACAGACCTACTCAGAAGAT GTGGCTGGTGTCCCGATGGAGGTTGTCAAAGTGGGCACTTACTTCACCACGCCACAGGGTCTGAGAATTGTGGATTTAATGGTTGCTTGCCCTACTG GTGGTGTGACGGTTAATGATGGCACGATCTCATGGAACATTCCACGCTACATTACCCCCCTGTTGACTGGCAGAGTGAAAATACTGGAAATGCACATGGGCATTAATGGAAAAAGGTTGGATAAAGCTCAGATGGCTTCCAGGGGCTACACGCTGTCTACAACAGAATATCACCTAGTCATTGAGCTTCCGATTGGCTCTCCTGATGGTTACTTCAAG AGCCATGCCCCAGATTACCAGTACCATCTCTCCTACACTGTGGAACCCATGCTTGAGTTGCTGTGGATTGCAAAGGATACTCAGTCTGATACAAGATATAAGGTTCTCTTCCCAATCACAACCCCTTTGATGCCCTGGTATCCAGATATTGCTGATG AAACTATCCCAGAGGAAGGGGTGTTTAAGGTTAAGTTTGGCACTCTGCTGCATGATGTGAACTTGGTGAACATCACCTTCTCAACTGGGGTTCTGTCTGCTGCGGAGTGCAATGCCAAAGGGTTCCTTCAAGAACAAAAGTACTCCAATGGCTCAAAGTTTTATTTGCTGCAAGTGCCCTTCTCTGACGACGTTGTTTTAAAACAT AATCCAGAGCCCTTGCTTACTGCCTACTTCCTGCCACTGACCTACGGGTTTATGGTCATGCCGGAAGAGACACCGTTTTCCTACACTCTTGCGGTGGATGCATCACTGAACGATGTTG TTCTTCCCACTGTATTTGGCACATGCAACAACGCTACCTTCTTCATAACTGTGAAATATGGGAGTCAGGGACACAACTTTGAGACGATGCTAGGTACACAGATGCTTACTCCTGAGCTCGGTAGAGTCTATGGGCAAACTGAAAATGGAACACACCTCAGCCTTTCCTTGCCATACACTTCCCTGGATGTAGCTTTTGAG TTGTTCGATACGGCTTCGGTCAAAGCGAGGCTTGACGTGCTACTGTGGGAGCCTATCAACAACTGGAGCCTCAGTGAATTATCCCTGGCCTGCAACTTTCCTTTGACCACAACAA AATGTTACTCAAATGGGACCATGACTGCCCTCAGTctgaagttggaatctgtcccCAATCTTGTTCCACATCAGCTCACCCTCAGAGACAAGTCGTGCAAACCATATTTCAGTGATGACCGGTTTGCACACTTCTCTTTTAATGTAAATGCCTGTGGGACTAGTAGGGTG TTCTTTGGAAACTACTTGCTGTATGAGAATGATATCTCCCTGGATTATTCAGCGAAGGCCTACACGTCACCAGTTGAGCCAGACTT CAGGCACACTGTATCTTGTTACTACTTGTCAATGACATGGCAACACATGGAGTTTGATAATGAACCATTAGTCAATATTCCATCAGCTGAAATTGGTACAGGACAGCTGATGGTTGAGATGAGACTAGCCCTGG ACGAATCATACGAGTTGTTCTATCAAGCACAAGATTATCCTGTGCAGAAGTACTTGAGGCAACCGGCTTATTTTGAGGTGGCACTGCTGCATTCGGCTAATCCCCAGTTGGAGCTCATCTTGGACAACTGCTGGGCCACACTACAGGAGGAGAGGACCTCTCTGCCTCGTTGGGACATTATAGTAGACGG CTGCGAGAACCTGGAAGACCGCTACATCACCATCTTCCACCCGGTTGTGAGTGACCAGAGGGTTGTGGTTCCGTCGCTCTTCAAACGCTTTTCCGTCAAGGTTTTCTCCTTTGTGAAGGATAAGGAAGTCTTGCAAGATGAG ATTTATGTCCACTGTGATGCTGTAATCTGTGACTTGAATGCTGGCAACGGAGTCTGCAGCCAGTGCCGCGGTTCAACGGGTGTCAGACAACCAGTCGCTGCAAAAGGACAAAGGG TGCAAAGAAGTACTACTTTACACAAATGGCAAATCTCCTCTGGACCGGTGCGGATCAACTTCCTAAAATAA
- the ttc32 gene encoding tetratricopeptide repeat protein 32, which produces MEGEGVYVENNPQILANAHSEFGKRNFELAQELYTKFISACLHKRECAAGDLAAAYNSRGQIRYLRVDFTEAMEDYTEAIGVDPRFEIPFYNRGLIHYRLGFFEEAKRDFQQVLKINPDFEEAKVSLLQTLQDQQHRMTRGY; this is translated from the exons ATGGAGGGCGAAGGTGTTTATGTCGAAAATAACCCGCAAATACTTGCCAATGCTCATTCGGAGTTTGGAAAACGTAATTTTGAGTTGGCACAGGAACTTTATACAAAGTTCATTTCAGCGTGTTTGCATAAGAG GGAATGTGCGGCAGGTGACCTAGCCGCCGCATACAACAGCCGTGGACAGATCAGATACCTGAGGGTGGACTTCACTGAGGCAATGGAGGACTACACTGAGGCCATAGGGGTCGACCCTCGTTTCGAAATACCCTTCTACAACAGAGGACTGATCCACTATAGATTAG GTTTTTTCGAAGAAGCCAAGAGGGACTTTCAACAAGTCCTGAAGATCAATCCAGACTTTGAAGAGGCCAAAGTCAGTCTCCTCCAGACGCTTCAGGACCAGCAGCACAGAATGACCCGGGGATACTGA